The Pseudofrankia sp. DC12 region CCGCGGCGCCGAGGGGCTGGCCGCCCCAGGCGATGATCCGCGCGGAGGTGTTGACGCGTGCCTGGAGCTCGATCGGCGCGATGGTCTGGCGGATGATGATGCCGTTGAGGCTGACCAGCGTGTTGGCGGCCTGCCAGCCGGCGAGGGCGAGTGCGCCGGTGGCCAGGGAGCGGCTCACGGTCCAGCCGGCCAGGAAAGCGAGCCCGCCGGCGAGACCGGCGAGGCTGATCCAGCCGAGTGGGAGGCGCCGTTGCAGGGGCGCGATCGTGAGGCTGGCCAGCAGGCTGCCGGCACCGGCGGCGGCGTAGAGCAGGCCGATGCGTCCGTCGTCGGTGCCGAGGCCGAGCTGGCGGACCGCGACGACGACGACCAGTCCGGTGACGAAGCCGGCGGTGAGGCTGTTGCCGAAGCCGATGAGGGTGAGCGTGCGGACCAGCGGCTGCCGCCACACCCAACGCAGCCCGGCACCGACATCGGCGCGCAGCCGCCGCGGTGGCTTGGCTGACCCCGCGGAGGCGGGGCCGGGGGCCGCGGTCCCCTGGCCGGGGACGGCGAGGGGGAGGCGGGCCATCAGGAGCGCCGAGGCGGCGAAACTGACGGCGTCGAGGGCGATCGTCGGGCCGGCACCGAGGCCGGCGGCGAGCAGGCCACCCGCCGCCGGGCCGGCCAGGCTGACCACCGTGCCCGCGGAGCTGAGCCGGCCGGTGGCCCGGCCCATCTCGCCTGGTGGCACCAGGGCGGCGAGCGCGCGGAAACCGGCGGCGTCGGAGAAGGTCAGCGCGGCGGCGCTTGCTGCCGCGACCGCGAGCAGCTGGAAGGTGGTCAGTACACCGAGGGCGTTGGCCAGGGGGATCGTGGCGAGCAGCAGGCCGCTGGCCAGGCTGGACCCGACGAGCACCCGGCGGGGGTCGAGCCGGTCGGCCCACGCGCCGGCGGGCAGGCCGAGCAGCAGGTAGGGCACCGCCTCCAGGGCCGCGAGCAGCCCGGTGAGCGTCGCGCTGCCGCTGCGTTGGTAGGCGAGCAGCGGCAGCGCGACGAGCGTGACGGCCGAACCGGCCCAGGAGACCGTGCGGGCGAGCAGGAACCGGCGGTATCCCCGGCCGGCCGTGCCGGTTTTGGCCGGTACCGTCGACAGGCCGGTACCCCCGGCGATGGCTGTGGGGGATGCGCTCACGGGTGCAGCGCGGCGGCGAGGGTCTCGACGCCCTGGATGCCGGCGAGGTTGGTGGAGTCCCACTGCGGCAGGAAGGCGATCTTCCCAGCGCGCACGGCGGTCATCGTCGGCAGCGTCTTGGTGAGGAACGCCCGGGCGTCGGACTCGCTCTCGCCGCCGCTGAGCAGGTAGACGAGGGTCGCCGGGTCGTCCTTGAGGAGGCGTTCCTTCGACAGCTCGCCGTAGTACTGGCCAGCGGGCAGGGTGCCGGCGTAGATGTTGCGGGCGCCGGCGCGGGTGGCGATGTCGGTGTAGACGCCGCCGTAGGTGTAGATCGACCCGTCAAAGGTGCTGATCATCGCGACGGTCATCGGTGGCAGGCCGCCGGTCTTCGCCGTCACCGCGTCGAGCCGGGCACCGATGTCGGCGTTCAGCCTGGCTGCCCGGTCCGGCACACCGAAGATCTTTCCCAGGGTTGTGAGGTCGGCCTGGACGTCGGTGACCTTGGCGCGGGTGGCGTCGTCGGTGCAGAACCCGCTGAGGATCATGACCTGGGTGCCACCGGCGGCCAGGTCGTTGATGGTGGGCAGCTGCTGGCCGTCGAACAGGTAGGAGCCGTCGGCCCAGATCAGGTCGGGCCGGGCGGCGAGCAACTGTTCCCTGGAGGGCGCGTTCTCGGCCAGGACGGGGATCGCGTCGACGGCCGCGGCCTGGGCCGCGGCGGGGGTTCCCTGGCTGGTGTTGTACTGCCCGACGACGGCCTTGCCGAGGCCGAGGGCGACGAGCAGGTCGCTGCTGGTGGGCCAGCCGGAGATGACCCTGGCGGGCGCGTGGTCGAAGTGCAGGGTGCGTCCGCAGTTGGTGACGTCGACGGGATAGCTGGCCCGGCTTGCCACATTGGCGGCGGGCTGGGTGGCGGTTGACGACCGCGAGGGCGTGGTGGATCCGCCGCAGGCGGTCAGCAGTGCGACGGATGTCAGGGAGGCCAGCCCGAGGGCGAGCGCCGCTCTGGGGACACGACGGCGGTTCATGGTGTTCCTTCCTGGGAGATCGACGAGAGGGTGCGCCCCTTCGCCGGCTGGGCTGGTGCTGTCTGGTCGCAGAGCGGCTGCGCGGCGGCGCGGCTGTGCGCCGCCGCCGCGTCCGACGGCGGGGGAGTGCGCAGGGAGGTGAAGGCGAAGTGGGGCCGGCCGGTGACGGGGTGGCTGCCGCGGTGGGCGTTTACGTGGAAGACCCGGCGCAGCAGGTCCGGGGTGAGCGCGTCGGCGGGGGAGCCGGAGGCGACGACCTGGCCGTCGTCCAGCACGTGGACCAGGTCGCAGAACGCGGCGGCGAGGTCGAGGTCGTGCAGCGCGGCGAGGACGGTGATGCCGAGTGATCGGATCAGTTCGAGCAGGTCGAGCCGGGCTCCGATGTCGAGGTGGTTGGTCGGCTCGTCGAGGACGAGCAGTCGTGGCCGCTGGGCCAGCGCGCGGGCGAGCAGGACCCGCTGGCGTTCCCCGCCGGACAGCGTCG contains the following coding sequences:
- a CDS encoding ABC transporter substrate-binding protein: MNRRRVPRAALALGLASLTSVALLTACGGSTTPSRSSTATQPAANVASRASYPVDVTNCGRTLHFDHAPARVISGWPTSSDLLVALGLGKAVVGQYNTSQGTPAAAQAAAVDAIPVLAENAPSREQLLAARPDLIWADGSYLFDGQQLPTINDLAAGGTQVMILSGFCTDDATRAKVTDVQADLTTLGKIFGVPDRAARLNADIGARLDAVTAKTGGLPPMTVAMISTFDGSIYTYGGVYTDIATRAGARNIYAGTLPAGQYYGELSKERLLKDDPATLVYLLSGGESESDARAFLTKTLPTMTAVRAGKIAFLPQWDSTNLAGIQGVETLAAALHP
- a CDS encoding MFS transporter, whose product is MSASPTAIAGGTGLSTVPAKTGTAGRGYRRFLLARTVSWAGSAVTLVALPLLAYQRSGSATLTGLLAALEAVPYLLLGLPAGAWADRLDPRRVLVGSSLASGLLLATIPLANALGVLTTFQLLAVAAASAAALTFSDAAGFRALAALVPPGEMGRATGRLSSAGTVVSLAGPAAGGLLAAGLGAGPTIALDAVSFAASALLMARLPLAVPGQGTAAPGPASAGSAKPPRRLRADVGAGLRWVWRQPLVRTLTLIGFGNSLTAGFVTGLVVVVAVRQLGLGTDDGRIGLLYAAAGAGSLLASLTIAPLQRRLPLGWISLAGLAGGLAFLAGWTVSRSLATGALALAGWQAANTLVSLNGIIIRQTIAPIELQARVNTSARIIAWGGQPLGAAAGGFTAQHAGLGHALTLAGVGLAVSVIAGVLTHLPSQPRLADLTTTATHHDSPAPPGAGEYHSST